AAAAGATAATTCTTTCAGGTGTGTTTTGCTTTGCTGCTTATTTCATTGAAGCTGCAAGTCTATTATTTACATCATCCCAATTTATTAAATTCCACCATGCATCAACAAAAGCTGCTCTCTTATTTTGATATTTCAAATAGTAAGCATGTTCCCAAACATCAACTATTAATAAAGGGCATACTTCCCATTGAGTTAGATTTTGATGCTTTTCAACTTGAAGTATAACTAGCTTTTGGAACATTTTATTCCAGCATAAAACTGTCCAGCCTGAACCTTCAACTGCTACTGCCGCTGCGCTAAACTGCTTTTTGAATGCATCATAGCTTCCAAAATCTTTGTTAATTTGATCGGCTATTTGCCCTGCAGCTTCTCCACCGCCGCCTTGCTTCATATTTTGCCAGAACATTGTATGAAGAATATGTCCTGCTCCATGGAAAGCATATTCTCTTTCCCAGTGCTTAATCAATGCATAATCACCTTTTTCTCTAGCTTCAGCTAATTTAGTTTCTGCATTGTTAAGTCCATCAACATAAGCTTTATGATGCATGTCATGATGAAGTCTAACGGTTTGTTCATCGTAATGTGGTTCCAAAGCATTATAAGCGTAAGGTAATTCAGGTAAAGTATAAGGCATAAAGATCTCTTCCTTTCGTTTTATAAATCTCACACCTTATATTTCCCTAAACCTAAACTAATTATAACAACGGCTTAGAATTAAATTCTATATACTTCTGTTTTATCTTATGTATATTTCTCATAAACACATTAACTAGTTCAGGATCAAAATGCTTTCCTTTACCATCTGTAATAATCTTAACTGAATCTTCAAAACTAAAAGGTTTTTTATAGGGCCTTTCACTTGTTAAGGCGTCAAATACATCTGCCATGGCTACTATTCTAGCGCTTACTGGAATAGCCTCTCCTTTCTTTCCATAGGGGTATCCGCTTCCATCCCATTTTTCATGGTGTCCTTCTGCTATTTCTATAGCCAATCTATATATGCTTCTTCCTTTTTTGTTTAGGTTATTCTCTGCCATTCTTAAAACCTTAGCTCCATAGGAAGCATGAGTTTTCATAATTTCAAATTCTTCTTCTGTAAGCTTGCCTGGCTTTAGTAAAATTTCATCCCTTATACCTACTTTTCCTATGTCGTGCAAAGGTGCAAACCTTTCAATATCATTTATGTAATCTATATCTATAAAGTCTTTATATTTTTCCTCTTCAGCTAAAAACTGAGCTAACATTCTCGAATATATCTTCATACGCTGCAGATGCTCTCCTGTTTCATTATCTCTCTCTTCAGTGAGCTTAGCTAACGCCATAGTGGAACTTATAATCATGTCTTCCATCAGAATATCCTTCTCTAGTGCAAGCACAATACTATTAGCAAGAGTTTTAAGAAATCTTACATGTTCTTTTCTATAAACATTTTTAGTATTGCTTGAGAAAAATATAATTCCTATAACTTCGTCATTTTTTCTAAGAGGAAATGTAATGGAAGCTCTTACTCCTTCTTCAAGTAAAATTCTATTATACTCTTTAAAAGGCTTGTCTTTTATATACTCCTCCAAATCATTTATAATTCTCTCTTCGCCCGTTTCAACAATTTTTTCAAGGCTTGTATTCTTTAAAGTAACTGTTTTTCCTAAAAGCTTTTGAGGCAAATTAGTATGAAATTTATCACAAGCAGCATAGGCAGCTGTTATATTTTTCTTATCATCATCTATCAATGCAACTCCAATATAGGTGTATGGAATATATTTTGAAAAATCTTTAAATATATAATTTAGCACATCTTTAAAAGGAATATTTCTATTTAAGTTTTCAATAAACAGTATCAAGCTATTTAACTGATCAAAAAGCATAGTTACTTCTGAGAAGGCCGGAAGAGATTCCTGACCTGCAGCCGTCATAAGAGGTTCCTGCTCTACTTTAATACCTAGAGTAGATACTCCCTTTGATAATTGGCTGATTGGTATAAACAAACTCTTATATGCTCTCTTAATGAACACCGCAAGGAATATAAGCATCAGAAGAGGTAAAATCATAAATAAATAATATATTATAGTAGCCCTTTTGTTATTATAGCTTAATACATTTTCCGTTACTTGATTGCTGTAATTTAAAAGAACTTCATTATTTTCATTTATGTATTTTACTGCATCTAAAAATTCAGTCGAATTATTTTGTTCTTTAATGACCTTATTTATTGCTTCCTTAAAACTCGTCCAAACTTTTTCCTGCTCATCTATTATTTTATTTAATTCATTAAAATTTCCTTTGAAACGTATACCTTTTCCATCTGCTTCAACATAACCCTTTTTGATATTGCTAAGCTGTTTATCATATTCGTTCATTGATAAGCTCAATTCATCTATAGTTTTTATAGTTCTGCTTTTAAGCTCATCTTTATCTATTTCATATAGAACTTGTCCATTTGTAATTGTTGTTAACTCATAAATTCTGCCTACATCCTTAGCCATCATTTGAGTAAGCATTCTCTGCTTTCCTAGAGTATTTATAAGATTATTGTTATTGTTTGTTTTGCTTAAATTTAAAAATAGTAAGATAAATATAGACATCATTACTGCAGCTATTATTGAAATTATCAGTTTAATATGCTGTTTGTAAAGCTCAGCAATTGATTTTTGATTTTGATGCTTCAATGTTATGCCCTCCTTAAACAGCGAGTACTCTAAAACACTAGTTTCGACAATATTATTATATAGCTAATAGGTATTCTTTGCTATTATAATTTCATTATTATATAAATAAAAAACTCTGTAGATTAATTAATCTACAGAGTTTTTGGTGTTCCCGGCGGGAATCGAACCCACGGCCTACCGCTTAGGAGGCGGTCGCTCTATCCTTCTGAGCTACGGAAACATATTAATATTACCATAACATTTTATTACAATATAAATTATGTGTCAATAGCCTTTAAAAAATGGATAAGAATCCATATTAATTACAAATACTAGTTTTAAAAATGATTATTTTGATATATGCTTTAATTAAAGGCTAATTGGCATAATATTCACAATATAACCAGGAGGTCGCTATGAAGAAAATTAATATAACTGAAACTGTGCTTAGAGATGCAAATCAGTCTCTTATTGCAACAAGACTTTCCTTTGACCTGTTTGCTCCAATACTTAAAGAGCTTGATGAAGTTGGCTATCATTCACTTGAATGCTGGGGCGGGGCTACCTTTGACTCCTGTATAAGATACTTGAACGAAGATCCTTGGGAAAGATTAAAAAAAATAAAAACCATAGTTAGAAAAACTCCGCTTCAAATGCTTTTAAGAGGTCAAAACCTTTTAGGCTATAAGCATTATCCAGATGATGTGGTTAGAAAATTTATTAAAATGGCTGTTTACTATGGTATGGATATAATAAGAATATTTGATGCTTTAAATGATTTTAGAAATATTGAAGTTGCTATGGAGGAAACAAAAAAACAAGGCGCTCATGCTCAAGGCTGCATTGTATATACAGTTAGCCCTATTCATGATATAGAAAGCTATATTAAGCTAGCAAAACAGCTTGAGAATATAGGTGCAGACTCCATATGCATAAAAGATATGGCTGGACTTATAATGCCTAGAATTGCCTATAATTTAGTTAAGAGTATAAAGGAAGTTGTAAACGTGCCTGTAATCTTGCATTCTCATTCAACAAACGGCATAGCAGAAATGTCTTATTTAAAGGCTGCTGAAGCTGGAGTAGATGGAATAGACTGCGCAATATCTTCTTTCTCAAGTGGAACCTCACAGCCTCCAACAGAATCTATGCACTATGTCTTAGAAGATATGGACTTTAATACTGGTCTTCAGGCTTCCAAGCTAAAAGCTGTTAATGACTTTTTTAAGCCTATAAGAGATGATTTTTCCAAGTCAGGAGTCTTAGATTCAAAGGTATTAACTCCACAGCCTGAGGCTTTAACCTATCAAATTCCTGGTGGAATGCTCTCTAATATGATATCTCAACTTAAGAATCAAAATGCTATAGATAAACTTGATGCTGTATTAAACGAAGTCCCACGAGTTAGAGAAGACTTAGGCTATCCCCCATTGGTTACCCCAATGAGTCAAATGGTGGGTACTCAAGCTACAGTAAATATTCTTACAGGGGAACGGTACAAAATGATTCTTAAGGAAGTTAAGGCTTACTGTAAAGGTGAATATGGAAAAGCACCTGGAAGAATAAATGAAGAACTACTAGAAAAAGCACTAGGAAATGAAAAACCTATAACTATAAGATTTGCGGATACCTTAGAACCTGCTTTTGATAAAGCGAAAGAACATTTGAAGGATACAACTACTCATGATGAGGATGTACTTTCCTACCTTCTCTTCCCTCAAATAGCAGAAGACTTTATAAAAAATAAAAATATGCATCCAACAACTGAGCATGCAAGAAGAGAATACAAAAGCCAGCCTATATAGGCCGGCTTTTTCTAAATGCTCTTTTTTTCTCTAGTGGCTTTTCTAGTTCTGTTAAGATGCTTTTTAATCTTGTCAAAATCCTTACTAGCAACACCAGTAAATAATATATCTATAACGTTAAGCTGAGCTATTCTAGAGGACATCGCACCGCTTCTTATGCTTATTTCTGGTGCTGATACAAAAAGATTAATATCGCAGAAATCACTTATAGTACTCTGACCAAACTTTGTTATACTGATAGTTGTAGCTCCCGATTCCTTTGCAACACTTATGGATTCATAAGTATCCTTTGTTTCACCTGAATATGAAACAGCAATTGCCACATCGCCCTTATTAAGGTTCGCCGCTGAAACTATTTGAACATGAGGATCTGGATAAGCTAATGCTACTTTATTAATTCTTGAGAACTTCTGAGCAGCATCAAGTGCAATTATATGAGAAGCTCCCACACCGTAAAACTCTATTCTATCAGCTTTCGATATAGCCTCAACAGCTTCTTCTATAGCTTTATAGGATATTATCTCTAACGTATTTTCTATGGACTTTTTATTGTTATAGCTTATATTTTGAATTATGGATTTTAAATCGTCACCTGGCTCAACATCCGTATATTGCTCACCCTCATCATCTCTTGCCATGAAAGCAATATCTCTTGTGATACTTATTTTAAAATCCTTGTAGCCTTTAAAATCTAAAAGCTTACACAGCCTAACAACAGTAGCTTCACTAGAACCACTCTTTTCTGCCAATTCTCCTATAGACAGGTGGGATATGTCTGATGGATTGTCTACAATATACTGTGCCACCTTTTTTTCCGATGGATTTAAGTCCTGGATAATCTCTTTTATTTTTATTAAGCTTCCAGCCATAATTTATCCTCTCTCGCTTCCTTATACTTATATAAATATTATAAATTATTTGACGATAAATACAAGGAAAATCTAAGGAGACATCCTAAACTACGACGAATTTAGACAGATTATGCATTCTAAACCTGAAATATTTATTTGATAAACTTGCATTTTGTGTATAAAATTAATGTAATAAAGTGCTTATGATATAGATAGACTTCAGTTTAGGAGGCTTTAATTACATGAATTATAGAAAAAAGTATTTAGAAGAGACTAAGAGAATAGTTGTAAAGGTTGGTACATCGACTTTGACTCACTCAAGTGGTCTATTAAATTTATCTCGTATTGAAGAGCTTGTTAGGCAGCTAGCAGACTTGCACAATCAAAATTATGAGGTAATATTAGTGACTTCTGGGGCAGTTGGGGCAGGTATGGGCAAGCTTGGACTTAAGACGAAGCCAAAGACTATACCAGAAAAACAGGCAGCTGCAGCGGTAGGTCAGGGAATTCTTTTGCATATGTATGAGAAGCTATTTTCAGAATACGGAAAAACAGTGGCACAAATGCTTTTAACAAAGGCGGATTTTTCTAATAAACATAGAGCCTCTAATGCTAAAAACACCTTTCTTGCCTTATTAAACCTGGGGGTTATCCCTATAGTAAATGAAAATGATGCTGTTGTAGTAGATGAAATAAAGGTAGGAGATAATGATACTTTATCTGCCTTGGTAGCAAGCTTGATAGAAGCCGATTTATTAATATTGCTTTCAGATATTGATGGTTTATATAACGATAATCCTAATATAAATCCTAATGCCTCCCTTATACCATTTGTAGATCATATTAATGCTGAAATTGAAAAGACTGCAAGCGGTGCAGGTACAAAGCTTGGAACTGGTGGTATGACTACAAAGCTTTCTGCTTCAAAAATAGCTACTTCGGCAGGAACAGCAATGGTGATTGCAAACGGATCAAAAAAAGGAATACTTCAAGACATAGTAAACTGCAGCGAAGTGGGCACGCTATTTAGGCCTAATGACAATTTTGAAAAAATTTAATTAATAGGAGTGTTATACGGTATGGATAATAAAGCTTATATTGAGGAAAAGGGAAAAAGATCAAAA
The genomic region above belongs to Clostridium swellfunianum and contains:
- a CDS encoding superoxide dismutase produces the protein MPYTLPELPYAYNALEPHYDEQTVRLHHDMHHKAYVDGLNNAETKLAEAREKGDYALIKHWEREYAFHGAGHILHTMFWQNMKQGGGGEAAGQIADQINKDFGSYDAFKKQFSAAAVAVEGSGWTVLCWNKMFQKLVILQVEKHQNLTQWEVCPLLIVDVWEHAYYLKYQNKRAAFVDAWWNLINWDDVNNRLAASMK
- a CDS encoding HD-GYP domain-containing protein, with protein sequence MKHQNQKSIAELYKQHIKLIISIIAAVMMSIFILLFLNLSKTNNNNNLINTLGKQRMLTQMMAKDVGRIYELTTITNGQVLYEIDKDELKSRTIKTIDELSLSMNEYDKQLSNIKKGYVEADGKGIRFKGNFNELNKIIDEQEKVWTSFKEAINKVIKEQNNSTEFLDAVKYINENNEVLLNYSNQVTENVLSYNNKRATIIYYLFMILPLLMLIFLAVFIKRAYKSLFIPISQLSKGVSTLGIKVEQEPLMTAAGQESLPAFSEVTMLFDQLNSLILFIENLNRNIPFKDVLNYIFKDFSKYIPYTYIGVALIDDDKKNITAAYAACDKFHTNLPQKLLGKTVTLKNTSLEKIVETGEERIINDLEEYIKDKPFKEYNRILLEEGVRASITFPLRKNDEVIGIIFFSSNTKNVYRKEHVRFLKTLANSIVLALEKDILMEDMIISSTMALAKLTEERDNETGEHLQRMKIYSRMLAQFLAEEEKYKDFIDIDYINDIERFAPLHDIGKVGIRDEILLKPGKLTEEEFEIMKTHASYGAKVLRMAENNLNKKGRSIYRLAIEIAEGHHEKWDGSGYPYGKKGEAIPVSARIVAMADVFDALTSERPYKKPFSFEDSVKIITDGKGKHFDPELVNVFMRNIHKIKQKYIEFNSKPLL
- a CDS encoding oxaloacetate decarboxylase subunit alpha yields the protein MKKINITETVLRDANQSLIATRLSFDLFAPILKELDEVGYHSLECWGGATFDSCIRYLNEDPWERLKKIKTIVRKTPLQMLLRGQNLLGYKHYPDDVVRKFIKMAVYYGMDIIRIFDALNDFRNIEVAMEETKKQGAHAQGCIVYTVSPIHDIESYIKLAKQLENIGADSICIKDMAGLIMPRIAYNLVKSIKEVVNVPVILHSHSTNGIAEMSYLKAAEAGVDGIDCAISSFSSGTSQPPTESMHYVLEDMDFNTGLQASKLKAVNDFFKPIRDDFSKSGVLDSKVLTPQPEALTYQIPGGMLSNMISQLKNQNAIDKLDAVLNEVPRVREDLGYPPLVTPMSQMVGTQATVNILTGERYKMILKEVKAYCKGEYGKAPGRINEELLEKALGNEKPITIRFADTLEPAFDKAKEHLKDTTTHDEDVLSYLLFPQIAEDFIKNKNMHPTTEHARREYKSQPI
- a CDS encoding MurR/RpiR family transcriptional regulator: MAGSLIKIKEIIQDLNPSEKKVAQYIVDNPSDISHLSIGELAEKSGSSEATVVRLCKLLDFKGYKDFKISITRDIAFMARDDEGEQYTDVEPGDDLKSIIQNISYNNKKSIENTLEIISYKAIEEAVEAISKADRIEFYGVGASHIIALDAAQKFSRINKVALAYPDPHVQIVSAANLNKGDVAIAVSYSGETKDTYESISVAKESGATTISITKFGQSTISDFCDINLFVSAPEISIRSGAMSSRIAQLNVIDILFTGVASKDFDKIKKHLNRTRKATREKKSI
- the proB gene encoding glutamate 5-kinase, whose translation is MNYRKKYLEETKRIVVKVGTSTLTHSSGLLNLSRIEELVRQLADLHNQNYEVILVTSGAVGAGMGKLGLKTKPKTIPEKQAAAAVGQGILLHMYEKLFSEYGKTVAQMLLTKADFSNKHRASNAKNTFLALLNLGVIPIVNENDAVVVDEIKVGDNDTLSALVASLIEADLLILLSDIDGLYNDNPNINPNASLIPFVDHINAEIEKTASGAGTKLGTGGMTTKLSASKIATSAGTAMVIANGSKKGILQDIVNCSEVGTLFRPNDNFEKI